A DNA window from Porites lutea chromosome 6, jaPorLute2.1, whole genome shotgun sequence contains the following coding sequences:
- the LOC140941828 gene encoding uncharacterized protein — protein MGVPMVEIQLADLQEKVIDELLDEGVSLEGITLHMVNERLPKEKLTKKIYADDLIFADIECLIDSNKTFIPILICFTKGRSKTIYHHWGTNCVSLFLDTVQTWAEEEKQENGGKGKLPEYTIFFHNLKGFDGVLTTNTLYNQNLKVTDQMGTGTKMLHFKHHNLIFKDSSNFLTMPLAAFPKTFGLTELKKGFFPHKFSMLEHLHYEGKIPDLKFFEPQHMSKDKKEECETWHAEQVLKGETWNFQNEMLDYCKSDVQLLREGCLKFAQDTKNEAGFNPLNQCITIASTCHYFWRNHQMQPKTIAVEPVQGWGGLKVNQSKIALQWLYLEDLKLGGNRIKHSRNGGEQVLQIKGSRVTVDGYDHITKTVYEFQGCEYHGCRKCKLNGRHVKTFHHPDRTVEEIYQVTQRKTELLKEAGYTVKEQWECDFNKKLKQCPNLQEQIDKMSWVSPLNPREAFFGGRTGMAKCYYQAGKEEEILYEDFTSLYPTINKYGTYPIGHPHIIVNPVNQNIQDYFGIAKVNVLAPEKLLHPVLPVKQNEKLLFPLCVKCAEDQAEQPWFERTNLCPHSDKERMMTGTWCTPELLKAVEKGYKILKIHEVWHFPEDQRKEGLFAPYVNTWLKHKTEASGWPSGGRNRRTESHLYPRLQRTRGD, from the coding sequence ATGGGAGTACCCATGGTTGAAATCCAATTAGCAGatttgcaggaaaaagtcaTTGATGAGTTGTTAGATGAAGGAGTGTCATTAGAAGGCATTACTCTACACATGGTCAACGAACgtttaccaaaagaaaaactgacaaaGAAGATTTATGCGGATGATTTGATCTTTGCCGATATTGAATGTTTAattgatagcaacaaaacattCATCCCGATTCTGATCTGTTTTACAAAAGGACGTAGCAAAACGATCTATCACCACTGGGGTACGAATTGTGTGAGTCTATTTCTCGACACAGTTCAAACATGGGCTGAAGAAGAAAAGCAGGAAAacggaggaaaaggaaaattaccagAGTACACAATATTCTTTCATAATTTGAAAGGCTTTGATGGCGTGCTGACGACAAATACCCTGTACAACCAGAATTTAAAAGTCACTGATCAAATGGGGACAGGTACGAAGATGTTACACTTCAAGCATCACAATCTGATTTTCAAAGATTCATCGAACTTTTTGACTATGCCCCTTGCGGCATTTCCAAAAACTTTTGGTTTGACAGAACTGAAGAAAGGATTTTTCCCGCATAAATTTTCCATGTTGGAGCATTTACACTACGAGGGCAAGATCCCAGACCTTAAGTTCTTTGAGCCCCAGCACATGTCTAAAGATAAGAAAGAAGAATGCGAAACTTGGCATGCAGAGCAAGTACTCAAGGGGGAGACTTGGAACTTTCAAAACGAAATGCTGGACTATTGCAAAAGCGACGTCCAATTGTTACGAGAAGGTTGTCTGAAGTTTGCTCAAGACACCAAGAACGAGGcaggatttaatccactgaatcaATGTATTACGATTGCCTCCACGTGTCATTATTTCTGGCGGAATCACCAGATGCAGCCGAAAACCATTGCCGTAGAACCAGTGCAAGGATGGGGTGGCCTTAAAGTGAACCAAAGCAAAATCGCTTTACAATGGTTGTATTTGGAAGATCTCAAATTAGGAGGCAATAGAATCAAACATTCCCGCAATGGAGGAGAACAAGTACTTCAAATCAAGGGTAGCAGAGTCACTGTGGATGGTTATGATCACATAACTAAAACAGTGTACGAGTTCCAAGGATGCGAGTACCATGGATGCCGTAAATGTAAACTGAATGGCAGGCATGTGAAAACCTTTCACCATCCAGATAGAACGGTAGAAGAAATTTATCAAGTCACCCAACGAAAAACAGAGCTGTTAAAAGAAGCGGGTTATACAGTGAAGGAACAATGGGAGtgtgattttaacaaaaaacttaAACAATGTCCAAACTTGCAAGAGCAAATCGATAAAATGTCATGGGTTTCTCCTTTGAACCCAAGAGAGGCATTCTTTGGAGGCCGAACAGGCATGGCCAAATGTTATTACCAGGCaggcaaagaagaagaaattttatatGAGGATTTTACGAGCCTTTACCCCACCATCAACAAGTATGGAACGTATCCCATTGGGCACCCTCACATCATTGTCAACCCTGTGAACCAAAACATCCAAGATTACTTTGGAATTGCTAAAGTCAATGTCTTGGCACCAGAAAAATTGCTGCATCCAGTGTTACCGGTGAAGCAGAATGAAAAATTGCTGTTTCCTTTATGTGTCAAATGTGCAGAGGATCAAGCAGAACAACCCTGGTTTGAACGGACCAATCTCTGTCCACACAGTGATAAAGAACGAATGATGACAGGTACATGGTGTACTCCGGAGCTGCTAAAAGCAGTCGAGAAAGGCTACAAAATCCTAAAAATCCATGAAGTATGGCACTTTCCTGAAGACCAGAGAAAAGAGGGGTTATTTGCACCGTATGTGAATACGTGGCTCAAGCACAAAACAGAAGCCAGTGGATGGCCGTCAGGGGGTAGAAACAGAAGAACAGAAAGCCACCTATATCCACGATTACAAAGAACACGAGGGGATTGA